In the genome of Xanthocytophaga agilis, one region contains:
- a CDS encoding outer membrane beta-barrel protein, with translation MNHKSTFIFVLTNYFIFYFTLPSFAQKNYEPGYIVTTQGDTLKGYIDNKDWRKNPETIHFRKSIDSDNTVEYKPAQLTSFYLKATNEQYVGAIVDMDQLPVTMDKLIEVATDAEFFSKVIPIRDTVFLRTLVSGVVNLYMYEDSKVHFFVQNKHAKIEELVFQRYILSNVRLSRQYDGYKKQLTTYMTGCSTIEQSIGRSLYLESDLTRLFEKYNRCVAPEIVQVQKREKIKFTPGVIGGLSITNLIFEGSSALYLTNVNFSSSTKPYLGVSLNISLPRGLHAWSLYNELGLKSYHVNGIYNEESSISPDYAWNVDLNFAYIKLSNLARYTYPKGLVRPFINLGISNALAVKTENKAIEETHAKPDKNALSTLRKHEQGWIGGIGILMKKWSVEARYEQSNGMSNYNAISSKSNSYYLLLGFRF, from the coding sequence ATGAACCACAAGTCAACTTTCATTTTTGTTTTAACAAATTATTTTATTTTCTATTTCACCTTACCTTCCTTTGCACAGAAAAATTACGAGCCAGGTTATATTGTCACAACTCAAGGTGATACACTCAAAGGTTACATAGATAACAAAGATTGGAGAAAAAATCCGGAAACTATCCATTTTCGAAAAAGTATAGACAGTGACAATACTGTTGAGTATAAACCTGCACAACTTACATCGTTTTATCTGAAAGCAACCAATGAGCAGTATGTGGGGGCAATAGTGGATATGGATCAGCTACCTGTTACAATGGATAAACTAATAGAAGTAGCCACTGATGCAGAATTTTTTAGTAAGGTTATCCCTATCAGAGATACCGTTTTTCTGCGTACACTTGTTAGTGGAGTAGTAAATCTCTATATGTATGAGGATAGTAAAGTTCATTTCTTTGTTCAAAATAAGCATGCCAAAATAGAAGAGCTTGTTTTTCAAAGATACATATTATCAAATGTACGACTTTCAAGACAGTATGATGGATATAAAAAGCAATTAACTACTTATATGACAGGGTGTTCTACTATAGAACAGTCTATAGGTAGAAGTCTCTATCTTGAAAGCGATCTCACAAGGTTATTTGAAAAATACAATAGGTGTGTAGCTCCGGAGATTGTTCAGGTCCAGAAACGGGAAAAAATAAAGTTTACTCCTGGAGTAATAGGTGGATTATCTATAACTAACCTGATATTTGAAGGTAGTTCGGCTTTATATCTGACAAATGTAAATTTTTCATCTTCTACCAAACCTTATCTTGGAGTTTCTCTCAATATTTCACTACCCAGAGGTTTACATGCATGGTCACTATATAATGAATTAGGGTTGAAATCATATCATGTGAATGGAATATATAATGAAGAATCTTCCATAAGCCCTGATTATGCGTGGAATGTTGATTTGAATTTTGCGTATATAAAATTGTCAAATCTTGCCAGATATACCTATCCAAAAGGTTTAGTGAGGCCCTTTATTAATCTAGGAATCTCAAATGCTTTGGCTGTTAAAACAGAGAATAAAGCAATAGAAGAGACTCATGCCAAGCCTGACAAAAATGCTTTGAGTACCCTGAGGAAACATGAACAGGGTTGGATAGGAGGCATTGGCATTTTGATGAAAAAGTGGAGTGTTGAGGCCCGATACGAACAGTCTAATGGTATGAGCAATTATAATGCTATTAGCTCAAAATCAAACTCATATTATTTATTACTAGGTTTCAGATTTTAG
- a CDS encoding FMN-binding glutamate synthase family protein: protein MRNEFIAFSIISVVLIGGVAWWLWHPLAYTYIVLLPVIGIGFYDMFQTRQAIKRNFPILGRGRYIFESLRPKLYQYFIESDTDGTPFSRTHRSIVYQRAKKELDTTPFGTQLNVYDEGYEWMAHSIAALDKKLLNHDPRVLVGGPACKQPYSLSIFNVSAMSFGSLSKAAIMALNGGAKIGGFAHNTGEGGISPYHIEMGGDLIYQVGTGYFGCRADDGNFSPERFKVSAAYPNVKMIELKLSQGAKPGHGGILPAAKNTPEIAAIRGVKPHTQVDSPPYHRAFTNPLGLLKLIQQMRELSDGKPVGFKLCIGHKHEFVAICKAMIETGITPDFITVDGGEGGTGAAPLEFSNYVGMPFKEALAFVYDTLMGFDLKKHITILAAGKVISGFDMVRAMALGADACYSARAMMMALGCIQALECNNNKCPTGVATQDPELVKGLVVENKQVRVANYHQLTVESFVELMAAAGLKEPSQITRRHLSRRVFMNLVKRYDEIYPYVPKGSLLDIDTCPQDYAELMRYTNTDSFAMQ, encoded by the coding sequence ATGCGTAATGAATTTATTGCCTTTTCAATTATCTCTGTAGTTTTGATTGGAGGTGTTGCCTGGTGGTTATGGCATCCATTAGCTTACACCTATATTGTGTTGCTTCCTGTCATTGGGATAGGTTTCTATGATATGTTTCAGACACGTCAGGCTATCAAGCGTAATTTCCCTATTTTAGGAAGAGGACGATACATTTTTGAAAGCCTGCGCCCGAAACTATATCAGTACTTTATAGAGTCTGATACGGACGGAACCCCATTTAGCCGTACTCATAGATCTATTGTTTACCAAAGAGCTAAAAAAGAGCTAGATACAACTCCTTTTGGAACACAATTAAATGTATATGATGAAGGGTATGAATGGATGGCTCATTCCATTGCTGCATTGGATAAAAAATTACTGAACCATGATCCCAGAGTGCTTGTGGGTGGTCCTGCTTGCAAACAACCTTATTCGTTGAGTATATTCAATGTTTCTGCTATGAGTTTTGGCTCATTGAGTAAGGCTGCTATAATGGCACTTAATGGAGGCGCAAAGATAGGTGGCTTTGCGCACAATACAGGAGAAGGAGGCATTAGCCCTTATCATATTGAGATGGGAGGAGACTTGATTTATCAGGTAGGAACTGGCTACTTTGGTTGCCGGGCCGACGATGGAAATTTCTCTCCTGAGCGCTTTAAAGTTTCTGCTGCGTATCCAAATGTGAAAATGATTGAGTTAAAACTTTCACAAGGAGCTAAGCCTGGTCATGGTGGTATATTGCCTGCTGCTAAAAATACACCGGAAATTGCAGCCATACGGGGAGTAAAACCCCACACTCAGGTAGATTCACCTCCCTATCATCGTGCATTTACTAACCCTCTGGGTTTGCTGAAATTAATTCAGCAGATGCGGGAATTGTCAGATGGCAAACCTGTTGGATTTAAACTGTGTATAGGCCACAAACATGAATTCGTAGCTATTTGCAAGGCCATGATCGAAACAGGCATCACACCGGATTTTATTACAGTAGATGGTGGAGAGGGGGGAACAGGAGCAGCGCCACTGGAATTTTCGAATTATGTGGGAATGCCATTCAAAGAAGCCTTGGCGTTTGTGTATGATACCTTAATGGGATTTGACCTGAAGAAGCATATTACGATTCTGGCTGCAGGTAAAGTAATCAGTGGATTTGATATGGTACGGGCTATGGCCTTGGGTGCAGATGCCTGTTATAGTGCTCGTGCTATGATGATGGCATTGGGTTGTATTCAGGCTTTGGAATGTAATAATAACAAATGTCCTACAGGAGTTGCTACACAAGATCCCGAATTAGTTAAAGGTTTAGTGGTAGAGAATAAACAAGTACGTGTTGCCAACTACCATCAGCTCACAGTAGAAAGTTTCGTTGAGTTAATGGCTGCTGCCGGATTAAAAGAACCTTCACAGATTACCCGCAGACATTTGAGCAGGCGAGTATTTATGAATCTGGTAAAGCGGTATGACGAAATCTATCCTTATGTGCCGAAAGGGAGCCTTTTAGATATAGATACCTGTCCTCAGGACTATGCAGAACTAATGAGATATACAAATACGGATAGTTTTGCCATGCAGTAA
- a CDS encoding fatty acid desaturase: MRTLTNLNDPIFIPKDNYTLLDRFFLRLLADERNLPFAYLTLNISLTLIPVGILLFMPFITGWVWWSLVVVYYYFCHIRYKGPFGLMLHCVSHRPLFKKEYNWLNHYLPWVVAPFFGQSPETYFSHHIGMHHSENNLEDDKSSTMFYQRDSLRSFLKYLANFLFLGIFELVDYFKQKKRRSLMRRAITGEAVFFILCIGLWFVRWQAVVVVFIIPFLVTRIIQMIGNWTQHAFLDAADPGNPFKNSVTCINTKYNKKCWNDGYHASHHFRPAMHWTEHPTFFLKNLDKYSANQAIVFENIEFLGIFSLLMRKRYDKLATYFVNVNNAFSSDDEVIALLKERTQRIPLPVSA; encoded by the coding sequence ATGCGCACACTGACCAACCTAAACGATCCCATTTTTATACCTAAAGACAATTATACTCTATTGGATCGCTTTTTTCTTCGGCTTCTGGCTGATGAGAGAAATCTTCCTTTTGCTTACCTGACTTTAAACATCAGTTTAACTTTGATACCTGTTGGCATTTTGCTTTTTATGCCATTTATTACAGGGTGGGTATGGTGGAGTCTGGTAGTTGTTTATTACTATTTTTGTCATATCAGGTACAAAGGTCCTTTTGGATTAATGCTGCATTGTGTTAGCCATCGGCCTTTGTTTAAGAAAGAATATAACTGGCTTAATCATTATCTTCCTTGGGTAGTTGCTCCTTTTTTTGGACAGTCTCCTGAAACGTATTTTAGTCACCATATTGGTATGCACCATTCTGAAAACAATCTGGAAGACGATAAAAGTAGTACGATGTTTTATCAGCGGGATAGTCTTCGTAGTTTCCTTAAATATCTGGCTAACTTTTTATTCTTGGGGATATTTGAACTGGTTGACTATTTCAAACAGAAAAAGCGCCGGAGTCTGATGCGTAGGGCTATTACAGGAGAGGCTGTGTTTTTTATTTTGTGTATTGGGCTTTGGTTTGTGCGCTGGCAGGCTGTGGTTGTAGTATTTATCATACCTTTTCTGGTAACCCGTATTATTCAAATGATAGGAAACTGGACACAACATGCATTTCTGGATGCGGCTGATCCGGGTAATCCTTTCAAAAATAGTGTGACTTGTATTAATACCAAATACAATAAAAAATGCTGGAATGATGGCTATCATGCGAGTCATCATTTTCGCCCTGCTATGCACTGGACTGAGCACCCCACATTTTTCCTGAAAAACCTGGATAAATATTCGGCTAATCAAGCTATTGTCTTTGAAAATATTGAGTTTCTGGGGATTTTCTCATTGCTGATGAGAAAACGATATGACAAACTAGCAACATACTTTGTAAATGTAAATAATGCATTTTCTTCTGATGATGAAGTAATAGCACTCTTAAAGGAAAGAACACAACGAATACCTCTTCCTGTCAGTGCATAG
- a CDS encoding GH3 auxin-responsive promoter family protein, with product MELFNSILTWIMKKRISQIELFMMYPHDTQQEQFVNLINQARDTEWGQKYDYDSIHSIEDFQQRVPVSSYEDLYPYIERLMRGEQNLLWPSEITWFAKSSGTTNARSKFIPVSQEALEACHFKGGKDMMTIFVNNKPDTKVFMGKGLSIGGSYQTNERNPESFYGDVSAVIMKNLPIWAQFIRTPGLDIALMNEWEEKIERMAQVTMDENVTSILGVPTWTIVLIRRILELKGKKNILEVWPNLELFAHGAVAFDPYRDLFNKELVSSASMSYLELYNASEGFFGIQDRLGSNDMLLMLDYGVFYEFIPLEEIENPYPKALTLSQVELNKNYAMVISTNAGLWRYLIGDTVKFTTVNPYRIRITGRVKHFINAFGEEVIIENAEAAITKASEATDALIRNFTAAPVYMTETGKGGHEWAIEFEKEPEDLEKFTKILDDTLRSINSDYDAKRYQDMALQMPIVHSLPEGTFYNWMKKRGKLGGQHKVPRLSNNREYIEEVLEMVNEIA from the coding sequence ATGGAACTATTCAACAGCATTCTTACCTGGATTATGAAAAAGCGTATCAGTCAGATAGAGCTTTTCATGATGTATCCCCATGATACCCAGCAGGAACAGTTTGTCAATCTGATAAATCAGGCTCGAGATACGGAGTGGGGTCAGAAATATGATTATGATTCTATTCATTCTATCGAAGATTTTCAGCAACGTGTACCTGTATCGTCCTATGAGGATTTGTATCCGTATATTGAACGATTGATGCGTGGAGAGCAAAATCTTTTATGGCCTTCTGAAATTACATGGTTTGCCAAGTCTTCAGGGACCACCAATGCCCGTAGTAAATTCATACCTGTTTCTCAGGAAGCACTGGAAGCCTGCCACTTTAAAGGTGGTAAAGATATGATGACCATCTTTGTCAATAACAAACCTGACACCAAAGTATTTATGGGAAAAGGATTGTCTATTGGAGGTAGTTATCAAACCAACGAACGTAATCCTGAATCATTCTATGGAGATGTGTCAGCTGTTATCATGAAAAACCTGCCTATCTGGGCTCAGTTTATTCGTACTCCTGGTTTGGACATCGCTCTGATGAATGAATGGGAAGAGAAAATTGAACGGATGGCTCAAGTGACTATGGATGAGAATGTGACCAGTATTTTGGGCGTTCCCACCTGGACCATTGTGCTGATACGTCGTATATTAGAGTTAAAAGGTAAAAAGAACATTCTGGAGGTATGGCCAAATCTGGAACTGTTTGCTCATGGAGCAGTGGCCTTTGATCCTTACCGGGATTTATTTAATAAAGAACTAGTATCTTCGGCGTCCATGAGTTACCTGGAGCTTTACAATGCTTCTGAGGGCTTTTTTGGTATTCAGGATCGCTTAGGATCAAATGACATGCTGCTTATGCTGGATTATGGAGTCTTCTACGAATTTATTCCACTGGAAGAAATTGAAAATCCGTATCCCAAAGCACTTACTCTAAGCCAGGTAGAATTAAATAAGAACTATGCAATGGTTATTTCTACCAATGCAGGACTGTGGCGTTATCTGATTGGCGATACAGTCAAGTTCACTACTGTAAATCCGTATCGTATACGTATCACAGGACGAGTAAAACATTTTATTAATGCCTTTGGAGAAGAAGTAATTATCGAAAATGCAGAAGCTGCCATCACAAAAGCAAGCGAAGCAACAGATGCCCTGATCCGAAACTTTACCGCTGCTCCTGTCTATATGACAGAAACAGGGAAAGGCGGACATGAATGGGCTATAGAGTTTGAAAAAGAGCCTGAAGATCTGGAAAAATTCACAAAGATTTTAGATGACACACTTCGTAGCATCAATTCAGATTACGATGCCAAACGCTATCAGGATATGGCATTACAAATGCCAATTGTACACAGCCTGCCTGAAGGTACATTTTATAACTGGATGAAGAAAAGAGGAAAGTTGGGAGGTCAACACAAAGTACCTAGATTATCCAATAATCGTGAATATATTGAAGAGGTTCTGGAAATGGTGAATGAAATAGCTTAA
- a CDS encoding GNAT family N-acetyltransferase translates to MAEIKLELNERKHGSFNLYDEGKKIGEMVISISGTNLTVYHTEVDPAESGKGYAKQLLDTMVAYVRENNLQVIPLCPYVHAQFKRHPEEYADIWNKQTA, encoded by the coding sequence ATGGCAGAAATAAAGTTAGAACTGAACGAGCGCAAACACGGTTCCTTTAATTTATATGATGAGGGCAAAAAAATCGGAGAAATGGTCATTAGCATTTCCGGAACAAATCTTACTGTTTACCATACAGAAGTAGATCCTGCAGAATCCGGAAAGGGTTATGCCAAACAATTACTTGACACCATGGTAGCCTATGTTCGCGAAAATAATCTGCAAGTGATTCCTTTATGCCCGTATGTGCATGCACAATTCAAAAGACACCCGGAAGAGTATGCTGACATATGGAATAAACAAACAGCCTAA
- a CDS encoding GNAT family N-acetyltransferase encodes MSDTAYSIRNNETNMQFEIEVDGEIASMSYRFYKDSIAFMHTTVPKALEGKGIASALAKGAFAYAQKHHKPVMVYCPFVTEFIKKHPEYQQQLDPGYHKQ; translated from the coding sequence ATGTCTGACACAGCCTATTCTATTCGAAATAACGAAACAAACATGCAGTTTGAAATAGAAGTCGATGGTGAGATAGCCTCTATGTCGTATCGTTTCTATAAGGACAGCATTGCCTTTATGCATACAACAGTTCCTAAGGCATTGGAAGGAAAAGGTATTGCCAGTGCATTGGCCAAAGGCGCATTTGCGTATGCCCAGAAGCATCATAAGCCTGTGATGGTCTATTGCCCATTTGTAACAGAGTTTATCAAAAAGCATCCGGAGTATCAGCAACAGCTTGATCCGGGTTATCATAAACAATAA
- a CDS encoding OsmC family protein, giving the protein MNIVKAQIRKDHFSTTIQSGSNNQIMADEPMDVGGMNTGFSPGELLCASLAACITITLRMYADRKQWPLEHADVQVTLLRDTHLNTTSMQSSIRLTGNLTDEQKQRLLEIGDRCSIHKILTHPIHIHTVLEEDNSI; this is encoded by the coding sequence ATGAATATTGTCAAAGCACAGATCAGAAAAGATCATTTCTCAACCACCATTCAGTCTGGCAGCAACAACCAGATCATGGCCGACGAGCCAATGGATGTGGGTGGTATGAACACAGGATTTTCTCCAGGTGAGTTGTTATGTGCCTCTCTGGCTGCCTGTATAACCATTACCCTCCGCATGTATGCAGATCGTAAACAATGGCCACTGGAACATGCAGATGTGCAGGTAACACTGTTACGTGACACTCATCTAAATACCACCTCTATGCAAAGTAGTATCCGCCTGACAGGTAACCTGACAGACGAACAAAAGCAACGGTTGCTGGAGATAGGAGACCGTTGCTCTATTCACAAAATATTAACACATCCTATTCATATTCATACTGTACTGGAAGAGGATAACAGTATTTAA
- a CDS encoding pirin family protein yields MKKIAHILLGREKLITPTEKVLQPLPHKDFRFASPFILLHHGGPDTIPPGSENRIHPHPHRGFAPVSYILQGQFHHKDSTGNDQILNAGDVQWMFAGKGILHSEGPSEHIHHNGGTNEMVQLWINVPVSHKWDEPRYQYAAKEAMPPIFEEEGIDIRLVSGTLDNQTGPITISYTPITSAMGTIRAGKTIQIPVVSGYWTLVYIMYGSILIDDTTTIDKHNLIIFEKEGDVFSLTAHTDAIILFLSGEPIDEPVAAKDNFVMTTMAEVDQAIEDYKNGLFGTLDY; encoded by the coding sequence ATGAAAAAAATAGCCCACATACTTTTGGGAAGAGAGAAGCTGATTACTCCTACAGAAAAAGTATTACAACCACTACCACACAAAGATTTCCGGTTTGCCAGCCCTTTTATCCTTTTACATCATGGAGGACCTGACACCATTCCACCAGGCTCTGAGAATCGCATTCATCCTCATCCACACAGAGGTTTTGCACCAGTTAGCTATATTTTGCAAGGACAGTTTCATCATAAAGACAGTACAGGTAATGACCAGATACTGAATGCAGGCGATGTGCAGTGGATGTTTGCAGGCAAAGGCATTCTGCATAGTGAGGGTCCATCAGAACACATCCATCACAATGGAGGTACTAATGAAATGGTACAGTTATGGATCAATGTTCCGGTTTCACATAAATGGGATGAGCCTCGTTACCAATATGCCGCGAAAGAAGCAATGCCACCTATCTTTGAAGAAGAAGGTATTGATATCAGGCTGGTTAGTGGTACACTGGATAATCAGACAGGTCCTATCACCATTTCTTACACGCCTATTACTTCCGCCATGGGCACAATACGGGCAGGCAAAACAATCCAGATTCCTGTTGTAAGCGGGTACTGGACTTTGGTATATATCATGTATGGTAGTATACTGATCGATGATACAACCACTATAGATAAACATAACCTTATTATTTTTGAAAAGGAAGGAGATGTATTTTCTTTGACTGCCCATACAGATGCTATCATTCTCTTCTTGTCAGGTGAACCTATCGACGAACCTGTTGCAGCAAAAGATAACTTTGTCATGACGACAATGGCAGAGGTAGATCAGGCCATAGAAGATTATAAGAACGGATTATTTGGTACACTGGATTATTGA
- a CDS encoding RNA polymerase sigma-70 factor — protein sequence MESTYLNELFDRMRQGDRLALDKLYGHFYHRLCDFACQIVKSPDLAEEVVSDVFLLLWQKRESLTIQTTLRAYLYSMVRNQALLYVRKENIYQPLADEFENTQAEYYNPLEALLFHELDFHIDSLINQLPEPDRLILRLKLSGLKYAEIAQAMELSEKTIEYRLSKSIDFLRKTYQKSK from the coding sequence ATGGAATCGACTTACCTCAATGAGTTGTTTGATAGAATGCGCCAGGGAGATCGCCTTGCGCTTGATAAGTTGTATGGGCATTTCTACCATCGACTGTGTGACTTTGCCTGCCAGATTGTAAAGAGTCCTGATCTGGCAGAAGAAGTGGTTTCGGATGTGTTTTTGCTATTGTGGCAGAAACGAGAGTCTTTAACTATTCAAACAACGTTGAGGGCTTACCTGTATAGTATGGTTCGAAATCAGGCGCTGCTTTATGTCCGGAAAGAGAACATATATCAGCCGTTAGCTGATGAATTTGAAAATACACAAGCCGAGTATTATAATCCGCTGGAAGCTCTGTTGTTCCATGAACTGGATTTTCACATTGACTCACTGATCAATCAATTGCCTGAGCCCGATCGGCTTATCCTGCGTTTAAAACTTTCCGGGCTAAAATATGCTGAAATTGCACAAGCCATGGAATTATCCGAAAAAACAATTGAATACCGATTGTCTAAATCTATTGATTTTCTCCGGAAGACCTATCAAAAGAGCAAATAA
- a CDS encoding FecR family protein → MWKEENFERLLRYWHGKSSPKEEVEIRQWLASEPESEALFDALKDYFETIRLEETTYDVSDKGYKRLSDKITDWEESVRVETDSVSVTKDATQKAMKSVSRKLSYKKILALAAVLAGFVFGGLYIWKIGAQASEQEKVVWMKKETGRKQQEKVALPDGSMVYLNVESRIKYNTNSFAQERTIYLEGEAFFEVTPDKKRPFRVVTSSLTTQVLGTSFNVQAYRNSMGSNYGSTHVTVATGKVRVVDSVQAELEQLLPGDELIYDNTHHSVQTRKVDLSTIRSWQNKRLIFRDTPIAEIVAQLERWYDVSIVIDNPALYSCHFTATFNQLTLQQTLELLSITTNLSYQQNGKTITLRGNACQ, encoded by the coding sequence ATGTGGAAAGAAGAAAATTTTGAAAGACTGCTCAGATACTGGCATGGGAAGAGTTCTCCAAAAGAGGAAGTCGAAATTCGCCAGTGGCTTGCCAGTGAACCCGAGAGTGAAGCTTTGTTTGACGCTCTTAAAGACTATTTTGAAACCATCAGACTAGAGGAAACAACCTATGACGTTTCTGATAAAGGCTATAAACGTTTGTCAGATAAAATAACAGATTGGGAAGAATCTGTCAGGGTTGAAACTGATTCTGTGTCTGTGACTAAAGATGCTACTCAGAAAGCAATGAAATCTGTAAGCAGGAAGCTCTCATACAAAAAGATACTGGCTTTGGCTGCTGTACTAGCAGGATTTGTATTTGGCGGACTCTACATATGGAAAATAGGAGCACAGGCTTCTGAACAGGAAAAAGTTGTCTGGATGAAGAAAGAAACAGGCCGGAAACAGCAGGAAAAAGTTGCTCTGCCAGATGGGAGCATGGTATATCTGAATGTCGAAAGTCGCATAAAGTACAATACAAACTCCTTTGCTCAGGAGAGAACTATATACCTGGAAGGAGAAGCTTTTTTTGAAGTGACACCTGATAAGAAAAGGCCCTTTCGTGTGGTGACTTCATCGCTAACTACACAGGTGCTGGGTACATCCTTTAATGTGCAGGCTTATCGTAACTCAATGGGAAGCAATTACGGCTCTACCCATGTAACTGTGGCTACCGGAAAGGTGCGGGTTGTAGATAGTGTACAAGCTGAATTAGAGCAATTACTTCCGGGTGATGAACTGATTTATGATAATACTCACCATTCCGTTCAGACTCGCAAAGTAGATCTGTCAACTATACGTAGCTGGCAAAATAAACGTCTGATATTCAGAGATACACCTATTGCCGAGATTGTAGCTCAACTGGAGCGGTGGTATGATGTATCTATTGTGATTGACAATCCGGCTTTGTATTCCTGTCATTTTACAGCCACCTTCAACCAGCTAACATTGCAACAAACATTGGAACTATTATCTATTACTACAAACCTCAGTTATCAGCAGAATGGAAAAACAATAACGCTTAGAGGAAACGCGTGTCAATAA